The following nucleotide sequence is from Nesterenkonia xinjiangensis.
ATGACGGCGAAGGCCGCCACGGAGGCGACCGAGATCAGCGCCCATTGCGGGTCGTAGAGGAAGGGGAGGGTGTCCAATCCGAGGGCGCCCAGCACAGTGTTGAACAGGCCGCGTTCGGCCAGCAGGAACTTCCAGACCGAGCCGTTGACCACCGGCGGCAGCGCCCAGACGAACACCATCAGCGCCAGCAGCGCCGCGGACCACCATCCGGAGGTCCGCATGGCGATCGCCGCGACGAACCCGAGCAGCATGCCCGCGGTGGTGACGACCGCGACGACGACCAAGGTCCTGTTCACCGCGGCCGCGCTCTCACCGGCGGTGAAGCCCCTGATGAAGTTCTCCAGACCGACGAACTCCCACCCTGGGACGTTGAGCGTCGCCTGGGTGACATCGTGGACGCTCATCCACGCCAGCTGGAGCAGCGGATAGACAGCGAATGCGGCCATGAACGCGGCAGCGGGGATCAGGAAGACCAGGTGCCGCCGCGAGTTCTGGAACCCGCGGCGGCTCCTGGGGGTCGTCAGGGGTGCTGTGGTCACTGTTCGAGCAGACTCTCGAGCGTGGCCATCGCCTCGGCGGCGGCCTCCTCAGGTGAAGACTGCTTGCCGATCACCGCGCTCCACGCCTGTGCCATGCTGACCTGCACATCTCCCACCGCTTCGGGCGGCAGCACCGTATCCGGGTAGTTCGCCCCGAGCTCCGTGACGGTCTCGCTGAAGGCGGAAAGAATCTCATCTTCGGTGACCAGATCGTCTTCGGCAGAGTCCGAGCGAGATGGCAGGGACCCTACGATCTCCAGCGCATGAAGCTGTCCCTCGGCGTCGAGAAGGGTGCTCTCGAGGTAATCCCATGCCAAGTCGGGATTCTCACTGTTGACGCCGATGCCCTGGCCTTCGCCGCCCAGGTACACCCCACCGCTCTCACCCAACGGCAGCGGCGCCACACCGTAGTCGAAGTCAGCGTCGGCTTCGGCGTTGCCGCGCTGCCAGTTGCCGTTCACGGCGAAGGCGGTGTCTCCGGAGGCCCATTCCTGGAACGGCACCGTCTGGTCCCACGTCACCGCTTCCTGGGAGAGCCACCCCTCGTCGACCCACGTCTCCGCGCGGGTCAGAGCCTCGACCAGTGCCTCTTCATCGGGGGACTCGTAGCTGAAGCCGGCAGCCGTGAGCCAGGGGTAGGCCTGCCATTCACCCTGGGAATTGGGCAGTCCGGTCAGCGTAATGCCCCGGTATCCGGCCTCCTCAGCGGCGCCCATGGCGGATTCGAGCTCGTCGATGGTGGTCGGCGGCTCCTCTCCGAGCTCGTCGAGGATCTCTGCGTTGTACCACAGCCCCAGCAGGTTGACGTAGCCCTGGACGGCGTAGATGTCCCCGTCGATCTGGTGCAGCACGGATTCTTGGACGAGGTCGGCGTCGTCGAAGCTGTCCCAGTAATCGTTGATCGGGGTCAGCGCACCACCCAGGGCGATGATCGACGTCTCTGCGCCGTTGAAGAAGGCGACGTCGGGCCCTTCTCCGGCGCCTGCGGCGTTGACCAGGCGCGAATTCATCTGGTCATAGGGGACGTAGACGTTCTCGACCGTCACGTCGTCGCGCTGCGCTTCGAACTCCTCGGCGTAGGTGTCCATCAGCTCCACCTGTGCATCCTCGGACTGGTAGTGCCAGACGGTCAGCGTCTGCGGACCCTCCTGGGCTCCGGAGTCGCCGGGCGCGTCACCATCGCCGTCACCTCCGCAGGCAGTGATCGTGAGCAGCGTCGCGACGCTGGCGATGCCTAGAGCTCGGCCGCCGTTGTTCGTTGACATGAGTTCCTCCGGGTGCGAGTGCGAGCGGTGATGGAAACTTTTGGAAAACGTTTTCGGTCACGCTAGCAGTGACATCACTCACATACAAGGGTCGCTCTCCGGCGGTTCCAGGCTATTCTTGACTGACCAGCGATCAAGGATGGGCTCAGTGAACGAAACAGAAGCACCGCTTCGACGGCGGGTGACGCTGCGGGATGTCGCCGCCCTGGCAGGCGTCTCGCCCAGCACCGCGTCGAAGGCCCTCAACGATCGTCCGGGACAGGTCAGCACCTCCACGAAGGAACGCGTTCGAGAGGTCGCCGAGAGGCTGGGCTTCACCCCCAATGCACTGGCTCAGGCCATGCACAGCAGCCGCACCGGCACGGTGGGGCTGATCACCGATGATCTGGAGGGCCGATTCAGCCTGCCGATCCTGATGGGTGCCGAGGATGCCTTCGGTGCGGGACGAACCTCAGTGTTCCTCTGCGACGGGCGAGGTGACCCCATCCGGGAGAGCCACCACCTCAAGGCCCTGGTCGGGCGGGACGTGGATGGCCTGATCGTCGTCGGGGCGCGCCCCGACGCCCGGCCATCGGTCAGTCACCGTGTGCCCATGCCGGTGGTCTACGCCTACGCGCCCTCCGAGGACTCGCAGGATCTGGCCGTCGTGCCGGACAATACGCGTGCCGGCGAGCTGGCAGCTGAACACCTCGTGGCGATGGGCCGTACCCGTATCGCCCACATCTCCGGTGACCCCACATATTCTGCCGCCCAGAACCGTGCTGCCGGCATCGCGACGGTTCTGGACGCCCATGGCCTGGAGCAGGTCGGGCCCACCCAGTTCGGAGCCTGGGATGAGCCATGGGGACGAGCCGCGACTCGCAACCTCCTGGAGCACCGCACCGCAGTGGATGCCATCATCGGAGGCAGCGACCGCATCACCCGGGGAATCATCGAGACCGTGCGAGCCTCGGGCAGGGAGATCCCCTCCGACATCGCCATCGTCAGTTTCGACAACTGGGAGCCCCTGATCAGTGGGTCACAGCCCAGTCTGACCAGCGTGGACTTCGGCTTCAAACAGATCGGCCGACGCGCGGCGCATCTGCTGTCTGCCGCGTTGGACGGGCAGCCCCCCGCACAACGTGTCGAGACGGTCACTCCCAAGCTGGTGATTCGCAATTCGTCGACCGGAACATAGCCATGCCAGCTGCCCGACACTCACCATGAGCACCCCGCTCAGTACCTCCGGACCGCCTCCGGGTTGGTGTGGA
It contains:
- a CDS encoding ABC transporter permease subunit, which encodes MTTAPLTTPRSRRGFQNSRRHLVFLIPAAAFMAAFAVYPLLQLAWMSVHDVTQATLNVPGWEFVGLENFIRGFTAGESAAAVNRTLVVVAVVTTAGMLLGFVAAIAMRTSGWWSAALLALMVFVWALPPVVNGSVWKFLLAERGLFNTVLGALGLDTLPFLYDPQWALISVASVAAFAVIPFNALVFRAALMAIPPEVFEAAAVDGASKFQEIRFIMVPAVRGTTLVLFVLTVVYGFRSFDYIYVMTFGGPGTATATLPFLGYLQAFNRYDYGLGSATSFLAVVGVLALAGAYAWTIRREERT
- a CDS encoding sugar ABC transporter substrate-binding protein, yielding MSTNNGGRALGIASVATLLTITACGGDGDGDAPGDSGAQEGPQTLTVWHYQSEDAQVELMDTYAEEFEAQRDDVTVENVYVPYDQMNSRLVNAAGAGEGPDVAFFNGAETSIIALGGALTPINDYWDSFDDADLVQESVLHQIDGDIYAVQGYVNLLGLWYNAEILDELGEEPPTTIDELESAMGAAEEAGYRGITLTGLPNSQGEWQAYPWLTAAGFSYESPDEEALVEALTRAETWVDEGWLSQEAVTWDQTVPFQEWASGDTAFAVNGNWQRGNAEADADFDYGVAPLPLGESGGVYLGGEGQGIGVNSENPDLAWDYLESTLLDAEGQLHALEIVGSLPSRSDSAEDDLVTEDEILSAFSETVTELGANYPDTVLPPEAVGDVQVSMAQAWSAVIGKQSSPEEAAAEAMATLESLLEQ
- a CDS encoding LacI family DNA-binding transcriptional regulator translates to MNETEAPLRRRVTLRDVAALAGVSPSTASKALNDRPGQVSTSTKERVREVAERLGFTPNALAQAMHSSRTGTVGLITDDLEGRFSLPILMGAEDAFGAGRTSVFLCDGRGDPIRESHHLKALVGRDVDGLIVVGARPDARPSVSHRVPMPVVYAYAPSEDSQDLAVVPDNTRAGELAAEHLVAMGRTRIAHISGDPTYSAAQNRAAGIATVLDAHGLEQVGPTQFGAWDEPWGRAATRNLLEHRTAVDAIIGGSDRITRGIIETVRASGREIPSDIAIVSFDNWEPLISGSQPSLTSVDFGFKQIGRRAAHLLSAALDGQPPAQRVETVTPKLVIRNSSTGT